The sequence tactgtataccagggggatacggagaaatatatactgtataccagggggatacggagaaatatatactgtataccagggggatatggagaaatatatactgtataccagggggatacggagaaatatatactgtataccaggggATACggataaatatatactgtataccagggggatacggagaaatatatactgtataccagggggatacggagaaatatatactgtataccagggggatacggagaaatatatactgtataccagggggatacggagaaatatatactgtataccagggggatacggagaaatatatactgtataccagggggatacggagaaatatatactgtataccagggggatatggagaaatatatactgtataccaggggGATACGGAGAAAGGGCAGTGAAAACTGGCTtccaggtccagagttgagtttgagggctttACGAGATGGGAGAAGTATGAACCAGAGTATTCAGTAAATGTCTTACCCAGGTCCATGCTCTTGGAGGACTTGGTGTGGTGGTACTGAAACTGGGCCGGCTGTGGTCCAGGGATGGGCCTGGTGGAGCTCTCCCCTGGGACTGGTCCAGGGATGGGCCTGGTGGAGCTCTCCCCTGGGACTGATCCAGGGATGGACCTGGTAGAGCTCTCCCCTGGGGCTGATCCAGGGATGGACCTGGTGGAGCTCTCCCCTGGGACTGATCCAGGGATGGACCTGGTGGAGCTCTCCCCTGGGACTGATCCAGGGATGGGCCTGGTGGAGCTCTCCCCTGGGACTGATCCAGGGATGGGCCTGGTGGAGCTCTCCCCTGGGGCTGATCCAGGGATGGGCCTGGTGGAGCTCTCCCCTGGGACTGATCCAGGGATGGACCTGGTGGAGCTCTCCCCTGCGGCTGATCCAGGGATGGGCCTGGTGGAGCTCTCCCCTGGAGCTGGACTCAGACCTTCCTGACGAGGAGATATAAGATTCAACTCCTCTTCGTCATCCTCTTCACCAACGTGGACGGAACTCCCATTAAAGactggagaggaggacagagatcACAGAGAAACCATTGGACACATTATAAGGAATTGTTTGTTATTTCAGGACTGAGATGAATGCATGTCAGGAGTATTTCTGCCGATAACGGAAAATCATTCTGCATGGGTTTTAATCTGGGCTGAGAGACTATTGTGTACTAGGGTCAATAGCAGAACTGAAGGGTTCAGGTGGTTCTGTGGAAAGAGATATCGGTTTGGTTATCAGCTTTAATATAACCAACGCATTTCAACATCTTTTGgggtcattttagcagacgctcttatcctgagTG comes from Salmo trutta unplaced genomic scaffold, fSalTru1.1, whole genome shotgun sequence and encodes:
- the LOC115187169 gene encoding partitioning defective 3 homolog B encodes the protein FNGSSVHVGEEDDEEELNLISPRQEGLSPAPGESSTRPIPGSAAGESSTRSIPGSVPGESSTRPIPGSAPGESSTRPIPGSVPGESSTRPIPGSVPGESSTRSIPGSVPGESSTRSIPGSAPGESSTRSIPGSVPGESSTRPIPGPVPGESSTRPIPGPQPAQFQYHHTKSSKSMDLVADESSVGSLAGHRSEPSPAMDLGPTLGLKKSSSLESLQTAISEVRKNEPLPFHRPRPHMVRGRGCNESFRAAIDKSYDGPADEDDDDMSEQSSGRDTPASGSSRQGVGEATEERKDKKKKAKGKKKEKQSKSKGKKKGEDVDEPDKKTKKKKGFGLLR